One genomic window of Phycisphaerales bacterium includes the following:
- the dnaB gene encoding replicative DNA helicase translates to MDANGSENLHQGGEHRRGGKDRGAPAIDLSRVYDKLPPHAPEAEMALLGSIILDPYMLADVLPLVSTPEDFYRQSNATVFRILKEVYEREPQADLNVVADRLRERGELETIGGAAYLASLAEAVSTPHNAALYARLVQTKSRLRKLIAAANQIVHEAMHAGQDEPEEARQLIDRAEQSIFEIADDDQAADIQKLEELLRAEFERIADRDAGATTGLKTGFSDLDEPLSGLQDGEMIIIAARPSMGKTALALNLAEQIAMGGATPFEPAGEERVPVGVFSLEMSKSSLVQRLISAYSGVDSHKLRTGQFSQDELVNRIRPACETLERAPLYIDDSPALSVTALRARARRMKQRFGIRCVVVDYLQLLTAPGASRESRQVEVSTISRGIKAMARELELPVVCLAQLNRGSEQREGNRPRMSDLRESGSIEQDADVVLLLHREAYYHLSDPAWMEENEDRANEAELIIAKQRNGPTGIVRLVWDNHTTRFKNRAGYARNDAWAKDEPVGSFEPKVDAGTSQHAPAMGSNGGTGSAFGNRPSTADRAQDNRPFDERVDHGKPDYLEADDDTPPW, encoded by the coding sequence ATGGACGCGAACGGATCGGAAAACCTGCACCAGGGTGGGGAGCACCGCAGGGGCGGCAAGGACCGCGGCGCACCGGCGATCGACCTGAGCCGCGTGTACGACAAGCTGCCGCCGCACGCGCCCGAGGCCGAAATGGCCCTGCTGGGCTCGATCATCCTCGATCCCTACATGCTGGCCGACGTGCTGCCGCTGGTGTCGACGCCCGAGGACTTCTACCGCCAGAGCAACGCGACGGTGTTCCGCATCCTGAAGGAGGTCTACGAGCGCGAGCCGCAGGCCGACCTCAACGTCGTGGCCGACCGGCTGCGCGAGCGGGGTGAACTGGAGACCATCGGCGGGGCGGCCTACTTGGCGAGCCTGGCCGAGGCCGTGAGCACGCCGCACAACGCGGCGTTGTACGCGAGGCTGGTGCAGACCAAGAGCCGGCTGCGCAAGCTGATCGCCGCGGCCAACCAGATCGTGCACGAGGCGATGCACGCGGGCCAGGACGAGCCCGAGGAAGCGCGCCAGCTCATCGACCGGGCCGAGCAGAGCATCTTCGAGATCGCCGACGACGACCAGGCCGCCGACATCCAGAAGCTCGAGGAGTTGCTGCGGGCCGAGTTCGAGCGCATCGCCGACCGCGACGCGGGCGCGACCACCGGGCTGAAGACCGGCTTCAGCGACCTGGACGAGCCGCTGAGCGGCCTGCAGGACGGCGAGATGATCATCATCGCCGCTCGTCCGTCGATGGGCAAGACGGCGCTCGCGCTCAACCTAGCCGAGCAGATCGCGATGGGCGGTGCAACGCCCTTCGAGCCGGCGGGCGAGGAGCGCGTGCCGGTGGGCGTATTCAGCCTTGAGATGAGCAAGAGCAGCTTGGTGCAGCGCTTGATCAGTGCCTATTCGGGCGTGGACAGCCACAAGCTGCGCACGGGCCAGTTCAGCCAGGACGAGCTGGTCAACCGCATCCGCCCCGCGTGCGAGACGCTGGAGCGCGCGCCGCTGTACATCGATGACTCTCCGGCGCTGAGCGTGACGGCGCTTCGAGCACGGGCGCGGCGCATGAAGCAGCGATTCGGCATCCGCTGCGTGGTGGTTGATTACCTCCAGTTGCTTACCGCCCCGGGCGCCAGCCGGGAGAGCCGGCAGGTGGAGGTCAGCACGATCAGCCGCGGCATCAAGGCGATGGCGCGCGAGCTGGAGCTGCCGGTGGTGTGCCTGGCGCAGCTCAATCGAGGCAGCGAGCAGCGCGAAGGCAATCGCCCGCGCATGAGCGACCTGCGCGAATCGGGCAGCATCGAGCAGGACGCGGACGTCGTGCTGCTGCTGCACCGCGAGGCGTACTACCACCTGAGCGATCCGGCGTGGATGGAAGAGAACGAGGACCGGGCCAACGAGGCCGAGCTCATCATCGCCAAGCAGCGTAACGGGCCTACCGGCATCGTCCGGCTGGTGTGGGACAACCACACGACCCGCTTCAAGAACCGCGCGGGCTACGCCCGAAACGACGCGTGGGCCAAGGACGAGCCGGTGGGCAGCTTCGAGCCCAAGGTTGACGCAGGCACCAGCCAGCACGCACCGGCGATGGGAAGCAACGGGGGTACCGGCTCGGCCTTCGGCAACCGCCCGAGCACCGCCGACCGCGCCCAGGACAACCGACCCTTCGACGAGCGCGTCGACCACGGCAAGCCGGACTATCTCGAGGCCGACGACGACACGCCGCCGTGGTAA
- the pdxH gene encoding pyridoxamine 5'-phosphate oxidase, with the protein MSTGQDHEKQNIGRPASTGSQRASDKPTDAHFSGPLDSIHAYGTTHDEHLPDDLPDDPFPTLQEWIEYAKANKVQPNPTAIALATASDKSPNVRIVLCRGVDLETGSIWFFTNGNSAKGQELAANAHAAAVFHWDALDRQARLRGVVEPLPAAESDAYFASRSWEKRVGAWASDQSQPIRSRQALVDKLAQTLRRFGIDPENPPPHGADVEVPRPPHWGGFRINATEVELWVGSPARIHDRARWTREAPGTPWGATRLQP; encoded by the coding sequence ATGAGCACCGGACAAGACCACGAGAAGCAGAACATCGGGCGGCCCGCGTCCACGGGCTCGCAGCGGGCTTCCGACAAGCCCACCGATGCGCATTTTTCCGGCCCGCTCGACAGCATCCACGCCTACGGCACCACCCACGACGAGCACCTGCCCGACGACCTGCCCGACGACCCCTTCCCCACGCTCCAAGAGTGGATCGAGTACGCCAAGGCCAACAAGGTCCAGCCCAATCCCACGGCCATCGCATTGGCGACAGCAAGCGACAAGTCGCCCAACGTGCGCATCGTGCTGTGCCGGGGCGTCGACCTCGAGACCGGCTCGATCTGGTTCTTCACCAACGGCAACAGCGCCAAGGGCCAGGAGCTCGCCGCCAACGCTCACGCGGCCGCCGTGTTCCACTGGGACGCCCTCGACCGACAGGCCCGCCTCCGCGGCGTCGTCGAGCCATTGCCCGCCGCGGAGAGCGACGCCTACTTCGCGTCTCGCTCCTGGGAAAAGCGCGTCGGCGCCTGGGCCAGCGACCAGAGTCAGCCCATCCGGTCTCGGCAGGCGCTGGTCGACAAGCTCGCCCAGACGCTCCGCCGCTTCGGCATCGACCCCGAGAACCCCCCGCCACACGGCGCCGACGTCGAGGTTCCCCGTCCGCCACACTGGGGCGGCTTTCGCATCAACGCCACCGAGGTCGAGTTATGGGTCGGCAGTCCCGCCCGCATCCACGACCGGGCGCGGTGGACACGCGAGGCCCCGGGAACACCCTGGGGTGCGACGCGGCTGCAGCCGTAG